A DNA window from Candidatus Sulfidibacterium hydrothermale contains the following coding sequences:
- the msrA gene encoding peptide-methionine (S)-S-oxide reductase MsrA encodes MTNRMKYDTITLGSGCFWCSQAIFERVKGVISATAGYSGGDIPHPSYEQVCTGETGYAEVVQVVYNPEIVSLEKLLEIFWKTHNPTTLNRQGADVGTQYRSVIFYHNNRQKEIAEMLKKKLEEAKIWADPIVTEISPYKNFYPAEKYHQDYYRNNPSAGYCQFVITPKLEKFEKVFKDQIKQK; translated from the coding sequence ATGACAAACCGGATGAAATACGATACCATTACATTAGGTTCAGGGTGCTTTTGGTGCAGCCAGGCCATTTTTGAAAGAGTGAAAGGTGTGATCTCGGCTACGGCGGGTTATTCGGGCGGAGATATTCCGCATCCTTCATATGAGCAGGTGTGTACAGGAGAAACGGGTTATGCCGAAGTGGTACAGGTGGTATATAACCCCGAAATCGTCAGCCTGGAAAAATTACTTGAAATTTTCTGGAAAACACATAATCCTACCACCCTGAATCGTCAGGGCGCTGATGTGGGAACCCAGTACCGTTCGGTGATTTTTTATCATAATAACCGGCAAAAAGAAATTGCCGAAATGTTGAAAAAGAAACTCGAAGAAGCAAAAATATGGGCTGATCCGATTGTTACCGAGATCAGCCCGTATAAAAATTTTTATCCGGCTGAGAAATATCATCAGGATTATTATCGGAATAACCCTTCCGCCGGTTACTGTCAGTTTGTGATTACTCCCAAACTGGAAAAGTTTGAAAAGGTTTTCAAAGACCAGATCAAACAAAAATAG
- the ccsA gene encoding cytochrome c biogenesis protein CcsA: MKKIFDILFSMTAMGILLMIFAIGIGAATFIENDFGTMAAKALVYNATWFDILLGILALNLIVNIFRHRMYRKGKFTLFLFHLAFLIILLGAAITRFISFEGMMHLREGETSHTILSDRTYVEVTAQAGKDKVQTRKHVLISVLTPHAYHQTLRIGDKKLELKAVKFIHNAREIITESTTGKPIITLVAATTTRPRTRFYLRQGEKQNIDGYEITFNQSGQPGAIQIQLQNHQMTITAPDTIRSTSMETGDVEKLAPGKPYPFTRGKLFSIKGLNLVLTQFYAHGKISYVPYHNKNVSLMDVLVVKAESGNQTREIMLKGGKGYRGEVKNFTINGIRVKMDYGAAEIQLPFSIELKDFELKRYPGSMSPSSYASRVVVIDKERNVRMPYHIYMNHVLNYRGYRFFQSSYDRDEKGSILSVNHDYWGTLFTYIGYFLMALGMFLSLINKNTRFAHLGKYLRHLSGTAKTILFFIALALFFPAVSQAQTHYLSPDKIPVINKAEADQFGHLLVQSNDGRIKPVNTLAGEVLRKLAWKSSFDGLNPDQVLLGMMAYPQYWQQVPLILVRDKELAKYIGIKGKYASYLDFIDRQNNRYKLQKLVSDVYAKSPSQRGMFDKEVMKVDERMNIAYMIYTGQLLRMVPDPKNPYHPWYSPASKPTTLSGKDSLMVVSVIPEYLQALVKGENKMADELLKQLAAYQKKYGAPLIPSQRKIDAEILYNKWMIFFRLALAYSLIGFIMIIITFVAIFKNTKFIRGLLNFFVFLIGIGFLFQTFGLGLRWYISGHAPWSDGYESMIYIGWVTMLAGLLFSKRSKMTVAATTLLASIILFVAHLSWMDPEITNLVPVLKSYWLTIHVSVITASYGFLALGALLGFFNLILMILKNPKNRELMDLHIGELTAINERTLIVGLYLLTIGTFLGGVWANESWGRYWGWDPKETWALVSVLVYSFIAHMRYIPGLRSRFAYNLAAVVGFFSILMTYFGVNYYLSGLHSYAKGDPVPIPDFVYYMLGVIILTIIWAYNNEQRLKNEKNE, from the coding sequence ATGAAAAAAATATTTGACATTCTTTTCTCCATGACTGCCATGGGGATATTGCTCATGATTTTTGCCATTGGGATTGGCGCTGCTACTTTTATTGAAAACGACTTTGGCACGATGGCCGCCAAAGCTTTGGTTTACAACGCCACCTGGTTTGATATTTTACTAGGGATACTGGCGTTGAATCTGATTGTGAATATTTTCCGCCACCGCATGTACAGAAAGGGTAAATTCACATTGTTTTTATTCCACCTTGCCTTTTTGATTATTTTACTTGGAGCAGCCATTACCCGCTTTATCAGCTTTGAAGGAATGATGCATCTGCGCGAAGGAGAAACATCACATACCATTTTATCTGACCGTACTTATGTGGAAGTAACCGCACAGGCCGGCAAAGACAAGGTTCAGACCCGGAAACACGTTTTGATTTCCGTACTGACTCCCCATGCTTATCATCAAACACTTCGTATTGGTGATAAAAAGCTTGAATTAAAAGCGGTAAAATTCATCCACAATGCAAGAGAGATCATCACGGAAAGTACAACAGGCAAACCAATTATTACCCTGGTAGCGGCTACTACAACCCGGCCCCGAACCCGCTTTTATTTGCGCCAGGGAGAAAAACAAAATATAGACGGATATGAGATTACTTTTAACCAATCCGGACAACCCGGAGCCATACAGATACAATTACAAAATCACCAAATGACCATTACGGCACCGGATACCATCCGTTCTACTTCTATGGAAACCGGTGACGTTGAAAAACTGGCTCCCGGAAAACCCTATCCTTTTACCCGCGGAAAATTATTCAGCATCAAAGGGTTAAACCTTGTACTCACACAATTTTATGCCCACGGAAAAATAAGTTACGTTCCTTACCACAACAAGAATGTCAGCCTGATGGATGTGCTGGTTGTGAAAGCGGAATCGGGAAACCAGACCCGGGAAATTATGCTTAAAGGAGGAAAAGGATACCGTGGAGAAGTAAAAAACTTTACGATTAACGGCATCCGGGTAAAAATGGATTATGGAGCCGCCGAAATTCAGCTCCCCTTTTCCATTGAGTTAAAAGATTTTGAATTGAAACGTTATCCGGGCTCAATGAGTCCGTCGAGCTACGCCAGCCGCGTGGTGGTCATTGACAAAGAAAGAAATGTCCGCATGCCTTATCACATTTATATGAATCATGTTTTGAATTACCGGGGATACCGCTTTTTCCAATCATCATACGACCGTGACGAAAAAGGTAGCATTCTCTCTGTTAATCACGATTATTGGGGCACCTTGTTTACTTATATCGGATATTTTCTCATGGCATTGGGGATGTTCCTTTCGCTGATTAATAAAAATACCCGTTTTGCCCATTTGGGAAAATATCTTCGTCACCTTTCCGGTACAGCAAAAACAATTCTTTTCTTTATTGCCTTAGCATTGTTTTTCCCCGCTGTCAGCCAGGCACAAACCCATTACCTGAGTCCGGATAAAATTCCGGTAATCAACAAAGCCGAAGCCGATCAGTTTGGCCATTTGCTGGTACAATCGAACGACGGGCGGATTAAACCGGTAAACACATTGGCTGGCGAAGTATTACGGAAACTGGCCTGGAAAAGTTCATTTGACGGGCTAAACCCCGATCAGGTTTTATTGGGAATGATGGCTTATCCGCAATACTGGCAACAGGTTCCTTTGATTTTGGTCAGAGACAAAGAGCTGGCCAAATATATCGGTATTAAAGGCAAATATGCCAGTTATCTCGATTTTATCGACCGGCAAAACAACCGGTACAAACTACAAAAACTGGTTTCGGATGTATATGCCAAAAGTCCTTCGCAACGGGGAATGTTTGACAAAGAAGTGATGAAAGTGGATGAACGGATGAATATTGCTTATATGATTTACACCGGTCAGTTGTTACGCATGGTTCCCGATCCGAAAAATCCGTACCATCCCTGGTATTCGCCGGCATCAAAACCCACCACACTTTCCGGAAAAGATTCGCTCATGGTGGTCAGTGTGATCCCTGAATATTTGCAGGCTCTGGTAAAAGGAGAAAACAAAATGGCCGACGAACTGCTAAAACAACTGGCAGCTTACCAGAAAAAATACGGGGCGCCGCTGATTCCTTCCCAAAGAAAAATTGATGCGGAGATTTTATATAACAAATGGATGATCTTTTTCCGGTTGGCGCTGGCCTACAGCCTGATTGGTTTTATTATGATCATCATCACCTTTGTAGCCATTTTCAAAAACACGAAATTTATCCGGGGACTGCTTAATTTCTTTGTATTCCTGATTGGTATTGGCTTTTTGTTCCAGACTTTTGGTTTAGGACTGCGCTGGTACATTTCTGGACATGCTCCCTGGAGCGATGGTTATGAATCCATGATTTACATTGGGTGGGTAACCATGCTGGCCGGGCTGTTGTTCTCCAAACGTTCCAAAATGACTGTGGCAGCCACTACCCTGCTGGCTTCCATCATTTTATTTGTGGCCCATTTAAGCTGGATGGATCCGGAAATTACTAATTTGGTTCCGGTATTAAAATCATACTGGCTTACCATTCATGTATCGGTAATTACCGCCAGCTACGGTTTTCTGGCACTGGGGGCCCTGCTCGGCTTCTTCAACCTGATTTTGATGATCCTGAAAAATCCCAAAAACCGGGAATTGATGGATTTGCACATTGGCGAACTGACTGCCATCAACGAAAGAACCCTGATCGTCGGGTTATACTTACTGACCATCGGTACTTTTCTTGGCGGCGTTTGGGCCAATGAAAGCTGGGGACGTTATTGGGGCTGGGATCCGAAAGAAACCTGGGCACTGGTTAGCGTGTTGGTGTACAGCTTTATTGCCCACATGCGATATATTCCCGGACTCAGATCGCGTTTCGCCTATAACCTGGCAGCTGTAGTCGGATTCTTTTCCATTTTAATGACCTATTTTGGCGTAAATTATTATCTGTCTGGTTTGCATTCGTATGCCAAAGGCGACCCCGTTCCCATTCCGGATTTTGTGTATTACATGCTGGGAGTCATTATCCTGACCATTATATGGGCTTACAACAATGAACAACGTTTAAAAAATGAAAAAAACGAATAA
- a CDS encoding DUF2027 domain-containing protein: MQFKKGDKVKFLNETGGGIVTAVIDSKLVKVETEDGFEIPVLSKDLIPDYREEEARQIQSEFARPGNKPAPAPEKTTPEAEEPSLVSEINPWVEVKEDEGFYLLFEPHEQQWVLTGNLDVILVNHTPFDILYNLFLERNGETKGIDYGSVPPESKIVLATISRDEIEQWNRGIFQILIHENQPEKIYLPVHAQIDIRVNRFFKEGSYQTNTLTNSRAMVSVIATKSMLTVAENGIPAKKAEPVIKENKTTTKREIPFIEKFRTAPGEAVVDLHIGEIVDNIAGLDSRDMLQLQLNYFRKALESAIMEEYHKVTFIHGVGNGVLKNAIIKEIKNYENVEGHMASIIKFGVGALDVSINSPTN, encoded by the coding sequence ATGCAGTTTAAAAAAGGCGATAAGGTAAAGTTTCTGAATGAAACCGGCGGAGGAATTGTTACCGCTGTCATTGATAGCAAATTAGTGAAAGTGGAAACCGAAGATGGTTTTGAAATTCCTGTTTTAAGTAAAGATCTGATTCCGGATTACCGGGAAGAAGAAGCGCGTCAAATCCAATCGGAATTTGCCCGCCCAGGAAACAAGCCGGCCCCTGCTCCTGAAAAAACCACGCCGGAAGCCGAGGAACCTTCGCTGGTCAGCGAAATTAACCCGTGGGTAGAAGTTAAAGAAGACGAAGGATTTTATCTGCTTTTTGAACCTCATGAGCAGCAATGGGTGCTCACCGGAAATCTGGACGTAATTTTAGTAAATCATACGCCTTTCGATATTTTATACAACCTGTTTCTTGAGCGAAACGGGGAAACCAAAGGAATTGATTACGGGTCGGTACCTCCTGAATCAAAAATTGTTTTAGCTACCATTTCCCGTGATGAAATCGAGCAATGGAATCGTGGAATTTTTCAGATTTTAATCCATGAAAACCAGCCAGAAAAGATCTATCTTCCGGTGCATGCCCAAATAGATATCCGGGTCAACCGGTTTTTCAAAGAAGGAAGTTATCAGACCAACACCCTGACCAACAGCCGGGCTATGGTTTCGGTTATTGCTACAAAAAGTATGTTGACGGTGGCAGAAAACGGTATTCCGGCAAAAAAGGCGGAACCCGTAATCAAAGAGAACAAAACAACGACCAAACGTGAGATTCCTTTTATTGAAAAATTCCGTACGGCACCCGGTGAAGCGGTAGTTGACCTTCATATCGGCGAAATTGTGGATAATATTGCGGGACTTGACAGTCGCGATATGCTTCAACTTCAGCTCAATTATTTCAGAAAAGCCCTGGAGAGTGCCATTATGGAAGAATATCATAAGGTAACTTTCATACACGGCGTAGGAAACGGCGTGCTGAAGAACGCCATTATCAAAGAAATAAAAAATTATGAAAATGTGGAAGGCCACATGGCTTCCATTATCAAATTCGGAGTGGGGGCTTTGGATGTTTCCATCAACTCCCCGACAAACTGA
- a CDS encoding cytochrome-c peroxidase, with protein sequence MKKILPVILILMTLVGINCHESSSDLADSQAQPAYQPTPYKIKIPFGFPTQMNIPKDNPMTVEGVKLGRYLFYDGRLSGRTDPDSMMSCSTCHVQKNSFEAGENNPRFPGGIVKGIRGERTHHVMLPMINLVWNFNGYGWNGSISPENPNPHMRTLEDMVYESVTSPVEMAGDTTQVKELFQSIPGYPELFYKAFGSRTVTFKNIEKAIAQFVRTLISADSKFDKYMRGEVQLSQSELHGYVLFTTEEGADCFHCHGGYGNPLFTTNLCYNNALDSVFKDKSDRFAITGNPADHGAYKAPTLRNVELTGPYMRDGRFKTLEQVIDFYSSKLKNTRYVNPLMHHINDNGVRLTPNDKEDLLNFIKTLRDDSFLTNPAFSKPDKFPDQK encoded by the coding sequence ATGAAAAAAATTTTACCTGTTATACTCATTTTGATGACGCTGGTGGGAATTAATTGTCATGAATCTTCCTCTGATTTGGCAGATTCCCAGGCTCAGCCTGCTTATCAACCGACTCCGTATAAAATAAAAATACCTTTTGGTTTTCCTACCCAGATGAATATTCCCAAAGATAATCCCATGACGGTGGAAGGCGTTAAACTGGGGCGTTATCTCTTTTACGACGGTCGCCTTTCGGGGCGTACGGATCCGGATTCCATGATGAGCTGTTCTACTTGTCATGTACAAAAAAATTCTTTTGAGGCGGGAGAAAATAACCCCCGTTTTCCGGGAGGAATTGTGAAAGGTATTCGGGGAGAACGTACTCACCATGTGATGTTGCCCATGATTAACCTGGTATGGAACTTTAACGGTTATGGCTGGAATGGCTCCATATCACCTGAAAATCCGAATCCGCATATGCGGACACTGGAAGACATGGTGTACGAATCGGTAACTTCGCCCGTGGAGATGGCAGGGGATACCACGCAGGTGAAAGAACTTTTTCAGTCGATTCCGGGGTATCCTGAGCTTTTTTACAAGGCTTTCGGCAGCCGGACGGTGACGTTTAAAAACATCGAAAAAGCCATTGCGCAGTTTGTAAGAACATTGATATCCGCCGATTCAAAATTTGATAAGTACATGCGTGGTGAAGTGCAGCTTTCTCAATCGGAACTGCATGGCTATGTTTTGTTCACGACAGAAGAAGGAGCTGATTGTTTCCACTGTCACGGAGGTTATGGTAATCCGTTGTTTACAACGAATTTATGTTACAATAATGCGTTAGATTCGGTTTTCAAGGATAAATCGGATCGTTTTGCTATTACCGGAAACCCGGCCGACCATGGTGCCTATAAAGCGCCTACTTTGCGTAATGTGGAACTGACAGGCCCTTATATGCGAGACGGACGTTTTAAAACCCTGGAGCAGGTCATCGACTTTTATTCGTCTAAACTGAAAAATACCCGGTACGTCAACCCGTTAATGCATCACATTAATGATAATGGCGTCCGGTTGACCCCCAATGATAAAGAAGACTTGCTGAACTTTATAAAAACTTTGCGTGACGATAGTTTTTTAACCAATCCGGCTTTTTCCAAACCGGACAAGTTTCCTGATCAGAAATAA
- a CDS encoding AI-2E family transporter, translating into MKENLKLPLLLRITIILLFLWLSYFILTEFRNYLYPITLGGLFAYLLYPIASYLERHHIPRILANIISILLGIAVVSGLFFFIYKQMGLFLEDLPSLKLTASRNINAIFKHLTDITGVETPQLKEQFKQFAANMLSFSGSNFKSAFGATFQTVFSVGIMPVYIFFLLFYRNKFHDFILMVVPEEKHAIARKIIDEVNQLVIHYMTGVTIVVSILVILNSTGFVIIGMKHALLLGVLAALMNFIPYYGTIIGYSFPLFIAIFTMGSPQYALLVVVQFIIVQFTENNILTPNIVGSHVSINPFMIILAITFGGFIWGLPGMFIAVPMAAVFRVLGENLPELAPIGYLLGSGGAEEHSITREKLTRIFRKDKK; encoded by the coding sequence ATGAAAGAGAATTTGAAACTTCCGTTATTGCTGCGTATTACCATTATTCTGCTGTTTTTATGGCTATCATATTTTATTCTGACAGAATTCAGGAATTACTTGTATCCCATTACTTTAGGTGGATTGTTTGCCTATCTGCTGTATCCGATTGCCAGCTATCTTGAACGCCATCATATTCCGCGGATTCTGGCCAATATTATCAGTATTTTATTGGGTATTGCCGTGGTAAGTGGCTTGTTTTTCTTTATTTACAAGCAAATGGGATTGTTTCTGGAAGATTTGCCCTCTTTAAAACTTACGGCATCCCGAAATATCAACGCCATCTTCAAACATCTGACGGACATTACCGGTGTGGAAACACCACAACTGAAAGAACAATTCAAACAGTTTGCGGCCAATATGCTTAGTTTTAGCGGTAGCAATTTTAAAAGTGCTTTTGGCGCCACTTTTCAAACGGTTTTTTCGGTGGGCATTATGCCGGTATATATCTTTTTCCTTTTGTTCTATCGCAATAAATTTCATGATTTTATTTTGATGGTTGTGCCGGAAGAAAAACATGCCATTGCCCGTAAAATTATTGATGAAGTAAACCAGTTGGTTATCCATTATATGACCGGCGTGACCATCGTAGTATCAATATTGGTAATCTTGAACAGTACCGGTTTTGTTATTATTGGGATGAAACATGCCTTGTTGTTGGGGGTTTTGGCTGCGTTGATGAATTTCATTCCTTATTACGGTACCATTATTGGTTATAGTTTCCCGTTGTTTATTGCCATTTTTACAATGGGATCACCGCAATATGCGTTGTTGGTGGTCGTTCAATTTATTATCGTACAGTTCACGGAGAATAATATCCTTACACCCAATATTGTAGGATCACATGTCAGTATCAACCCGTTTATGATTATTCTGGCCATTACCTTTGGCGGCTTTATCTGGGGATTGCCGGGCATGTTTATTGCCGTTCCTATGGCCGCTGTTTTCCGGGTGCTGGGAGAGAATTTACCCGAGCTGGCTCCGATAGGTTATTTGTTGGGTTCCGGAGGAGCTGAAGAACACAGCATTACCCGTGAGAAACTGACCAGAATATTTAGAAAAGACAAAAAATAA
- a CDS encoding Dabb family protein has translation MLKHIVMIRFAAGQDTEKLTGEFMQMLTALEKSVPSLKSMEVGKNINTKPSAYHLVLTAVFDDEDGLNAYRTHPDHVKILDRMKETVDAVASVDYFFE, from the coding sequence ATGCTGAAACACATTGTTATGATACGGTTTGCTGCCGGACAGGATACGGAAAAACTGACCGGTGAGTTTATGCAAATGTTAACAGCACTTGAAAAAAGTGTTCCGTCCTTGAAATCCATGGAAGTGGGGAAAAATATCAATACCAAACCTTCGGCTTATCATCTGGTGCTAACGGCTGTTTTTGATGATGAGGACGGACTGAATGCTTACCGTACACATCCCGATCATGTAAAAATACTGGACCGGATGAAAGAAACCGTGGATGCTGTGGCATCGGTGGACTATTTTTTCGAATAA
- a CDS encoding AraC family transcriptional regulator — protein sequence MNKLFIKNMVCHRCVLAVENELNRLKLKPVSVILGEAVVETEPDAVTLEKLRENLRAIGFELIDDKKSRLVEQIKTEIINYVHYDKDEEKHINFSDHLARILHHEYSYLSNLFSSVVGTTIEKYTILQRIERVKELLVYDELTLSEIAWKTGYSSVQHLSNQFKKVIGMSPTAYKKMQIHNRKALDKIGENGLPEE from the coding sequence ATGAATAAGTTGTTTATCAAGAACATGGTTTGTCACCGCTGTGTTTTGGCAGTGGAAAATGAACTAAACCGGCTGAAGTTGAAGCCTGTTTCGGTTATTCTTGGGGAAGCCGTTGTAGAAACCGAACCCGATGCCGTTACCCTGGAAAAGTTACGGGAAAATTTGCGGGCGATTGGTTTTGAATTGATTGACGATAAAAAGAGCCGGTTGGTGGAGCAGATCAAAACCGAGATCATCAACTATGTTCATTACGACAAAGACGAAGAAAAGCATATCAATTTTTCTGATCATCTTGCCCGGATACTGCATCACGAATATTCTTACTTGAGCAACCTTTTTTCGTCGGTGGTGGGTACAACCATCGAAAAATATACCATCCTGCAACGAATTGAAAGAGTAAAAGAGCTGCTTGTTTACGATGAGTTAACCCTGTCGGAAATTGCCTGGAAAACAGGTTACAGCAGTGTTCAGCATCTTTCCAACCAGTTTAAAAAAGTTATCGGGATGAGCCCCACGGCGTATAAGAAAATGCAAATCCATAACCGGAAAGCGCTGGATAAAATAGGCGAAAACGGGTTACCGGAAGAGTAG
- a CDS encoding lipid-A-disaccharide synthase N-terminal domain-containing protein: MLSPDSYLVYALGFLAQLLFSARMLVQWILSERAKKVVSPQLYWQLSIVAAIIMFFYGWLRHDFAIILGQSITYFIYIYNLKLLKAWKKMPAAFRTFCYLVPLIVIPYAFINYQSTVQRLFHNSEIPMYLLLWGSAGQVVFTLRFVYQWFSSRKIQKSILPMGFWVISLTGSAMIVSYAVYRRDPVLFLGQIFGAAIYARNIWLMIHSRKISRTAE, encoded by the coding sequence ATGCTTTCTCCCGACAGTTATCTGGTTTATGCCTTAGGTTTCTTGGCCCAATTGCTTTTTTCGGCACGTATGCTGGTGCAGTGGATTCTTTCGGAACGGGCCAAAAAAGTGGTGTCGCCCCAGCTTTACTGGCAACTGAGCATTGTGGCAGCCATCATCATGTTCTTTTACGGATGGCTACGCCATGATTTTGCCATTATTCTCGGACAATCAATCACTTACTTTATCTATATCTATAACCTGAAGCTCTTAAAAGCCTGGAAAAAAATGCCCGCGGCTTTCCGGACTTTTTGCTATCTGGTTCCGCTCATTGTCATTCCTTATGCCTTCATTAATTACCAAAGCACCGTACAACGTCTTTTCCATAACAGCGAAATCCCGATGTATTTGTTGCTGTGGGGTTCGGCCGGACAGGTTGTTTTCACGCTTCGCTTTGTGTATCAGTGGTTTAGCTCAAGGAAAATACAAAAATCCATTCTTCCTATGGGATTCTGGGTTATCAGTCTTACCGGTTCGGCCATGATCGTCAGCTATGCGGTATATCGTCGTGATCCTGTTTTGTTTCTCGGACAAATTTTCGGTGCTGCCATTTACGCCCGGAATATCTGGTTAATGATCCATTCACGAAAAATAAGTCGGACGGCTGAGTAG
- a CDS encoding glycosyltransferase: protein MNKTAQYEMTIVVPVYNEQDSIYRLEKTLADYLPKAAVKTCVLLVNDGSKDDSLTRIKEVCARQNDFYFISLAKNGGLSTALKAGFDHSESKLTAYIDADLQTTPEDFNLLLPHITEYEMVIGIRTGRKDSFVKKMSSKIANSYRRMMTHDGIIDTGCPLKIMRTEYAKKFPLFDGMHRFLPALIQLEDGKVKQVPVRHFPRQEGESKYHLFNRLAGPFIDCFAYRWMKKRYIRYQIDQKKI, encoded by the coding sequence ATGAACAAAACGGCGCAATACGAAATGACCATTGTGGTTCCGGTTTATAACGAACAGGACAGCATTTACCGGCTGGAAAAAACACTGGCAGATTATCTGCCCAAAGCTGCGGTAAAAACATGCGTACTGTTGGTAAACGACGGATCGAAAGACGACAGCCTGACGAGAATAAAGGAAGTATGTGCACGCCAAAATGATTTTTATTTTATCAGCTTGGCGAAAAATGGCGGACTGAGCACCGCTTTAAAAGCCGGTTTCGACCATTCTGAATCAAAACTAACGGCCTACATTGATGCCGATTTACAAACCACACCCGAAGATTTTAATTTGCTGCTGCCGCACATTACCGAGTATGAAATGGTCATTGGTATCCGTACCGGCCGGAAAGACAGCTTTGTAAAAAAGATGTCTTCGAAAATAGCCAACAGTTACCGCCGGATGATGACCCACGATGGCATCATTGATACCGGTTGTCCTCTGAAAATTATGCGTACCGAATATGCCAAAAAGTTTCCGCTGTTCGACGGGATGCACCGTTTTTTGCCGGCCCTTATCCAACTCGAAGACGGAAAAGTCAAACAGGTTCCGGTCCGTCATTTTCCTAGGCAGGAAGGCGAAAGCAAATACCACCTGTTCAACCGGCTGGCCGGCCCGTTTATCGACTGCTTTGCTTACCGGTGGATGAAAAAAAGATATATTCGTTATCAAATTGACCAAAAGAAAATTTAA